In Candidatus Omnitrophota bacterium, a genomic segment contains:
- a CDS encoding arsenate reductase ArsC, whose protein sequence is MKDDPLKLNVLFLCTGNSCRSQMAEGWARRLLNDRVEAYSAGIETHGLNPLAVKVMKEAGVDISSHCSKRVEELGNVDFDCVVTVCGHAGEHCPVFPGKTKVINAGFDDPPQLARHAKDEEEALSHYRRVRDEIRAFVEQFPWE, encoded by the coding sequence ATGAAAGATGATCCGCTAAAACTCAACGTTCTTTTTCTCTGCACGGGAAATTCGTGCCGCAGCCAAATGGCGGAAGGCTGGGCGCGGCGTTTGCTCAACGACCGTGTGGAAGCCTACTCCGCCGGTATCGAAACGCACGGCCTCAATCCACTCGCCGTCAAAGTCATGAAGGAAGCAGGCGTCGATATTTCCAGCCATTGCTCGAAACGCGTCGAGGAACTGGGAAACGTCGATTTCGATTGCGTCGTTACCGTCTGCGGCCATGCGGGAGAGCATTGCCCGGTCTTTCCGGGAAAAACAAAAGTCATTAACGCCGGGTTCGACGATCCGCCGCAGCTAGCCCGCCATGCGAAAGACGAAGAGGAAGCGCTCTCCCACTATCGCCGCGTTCGCGACGAAATCCGCGCCTTCGTGGAACAGTTTCCGTGGGAGTGA